The sequence TCAACTATCACAAGGGCATGCTCATTGGCTGGCATACCTGAAATAAAGAGGAAAAAAGGGCCTGTCACGATAAAAAAAACAAAGAGCGATCTTATCAGCGGATTGCTCTTCAGCCCTTTCACAGCGCCGGCTATACCGGCTAAAAAAAGCGGGGGCGTAAACTGAAAAAAAAGGTCTTTGCTGAATACCGCCAGCTGCGGAAAAAAAGTTTCCCGCAGCGTGTAGAGATCGGATATCTTGTCCAGCCCGTGACCGTAGGCTTTGCGGGTCACGGAATAAATAAATTGAGCAAGCGTCTCGGGGTCCGCCCAGTCTATCGGAGGATCGGCGAGCGACCTCAGGGGCAAATAAAGGAATACAGAAGCCCCCACCAGGAAAAAAAAGAAAGCCTTAGCATATTCGCTCAACCGGAAAGGATGCTTCGTTAAAAAAATCATAGCGAACGAAGGCAGAGCCAGCACGGGAGTGGGACGCACGCCCATAGCCAAACCGGAGACAAAAGCAAAAACAAAAAGTTTCCTCGGATAAGATTTCGCGTAATAGGCGATATAGAAAAGTATCATGATAAAAAACATATCCGGCGCGTAGGATTCGCTCACGATCGCGAGAAGCCAGTTCACTTTTGAAAAAATAAACACCATGCAGAGGGCCGCTGCACTTGTGTTCGGGATACCCAGCCGGAGAAACAGCAGGTAAAACAGGGCCGCGCAGGCCGCCGCGGAAAACGCGCTCAGGAACTTTGTGCGGTATGCCGGGTTGCCGGAAATAAAAAAGGTGTTAAAAAATTTCCCGAAGATAGCGTAGGCGGGATAACCCGGCGGATGGGCCACTGAAAGAGTCGCCGACACAGCGGCGAGTTCCCCCGCGTCTCTGTAGGCGGCAAGCTCACCGGATGCGCTGCGCATATAAAAAAGAAAAGCGAAGGCCGCGATGAGCGAAGCTATAATGGGGACGGTTACTATTACTTTAAGCGATGAGGTCATAGCCTTTTGACGCGCGTATCGGCATTTTTTTCATCCCGCCCGGGCGCTGTTTTTTCATAAAAATCACTTCACCGTCAACCCCCGGCGTCTGGAATTCCGTTCTGCCCCTGAAAGGGCTGTCGGCTATGACATCCAGTCTTTTCCCGACAAAGCTGCGGGCAAATGCAAAACTGATTTTCTGCTGGATTTTCATAAGCGTTTTCGCACGGCCCAAGGCCTCCGCGGCAGACGGACGGCCGCTCATTTTCTCGGCGGGAGTGCCTTTTTCCGGAGAATAAGCGAAGACCCCGGCCCAGCTGAATCTAAGCCTCTTTACATCCTGTGTCAATTTATTGAAGCGTTTTTCGCTTTCACCCGGGAAACCCGTTATAAAAGTCGTCCTGAGCGCCGCTCCGGGGATGTGCCTTCTGATAATATTTATCAGAGCTTCCATTCCGCCGAATGGAGGACGCCTCATCCCTGCCAATATGTGATCGTCCGTGTGCTGAACAGGTATATCAAAATAACGCGCGACTTTGGGAAGAGATGCTATTTTTTTTATAAGGTCTTCGCTGATATGAGCGGGATGCATGTAAAGAATTCTTATCCGGCGGACTTTTTGTATCCGGTTAAGTTTTTCCAGAAGCCCTCCCAGCACGCGACCCGTCGGATCTTTACCGTAAAAGGCGCTGTCATTGGCAATGAGGACCAGCTCTTTAATACCCATTTCAGCCAGAGCCGCGGCTTCCCTTAATATGTCTTTCTCGCTCCTCGACCTGAATTCGCCGCGCAGCGCCGGTATGGCGCAGTAACTGCAGTGATTGGAACATCCCTCGGCTATCTTGACATAAGCATATGAAGTTGGAGTGGAAATAAGACGCGGAATCGAGAAGTCGGCTATAAAATCCGCCTTTCCCACACAGAGCAGGCGCTTGGACTCTTTAGCGCCTGAAGAAAAAAGCTTTCTCAAAATGCCGCTTATGCGCCTGTAGTCCGAGCTTCCCGCGACTGCGTCTATACGCGGGAATCTATCAAAAAGTTTTTTTTTATCCCTCTGCCCAAGGCAGCCGCACACGATTAATTTTGCGGAAGAGGGTATTTTTTTGGAAAGATTTTTTATTTCGTCATTTGACTCTTCGCGCGCGGCTCTCGTAAAAGCGCATGTGTTGATGATAACAGCGTCCGCTTCCTCCGGAAAAGCGCTGACCGCCCATCCTTCACTTCCCAGGAGTCCGGCGGCGCTTTCGCTGTCAACCAGATTCTTGGCGCAGCCGAGCGACACAAAATGCGCTTTTTTTATATCGCTGGTCATGAAAATCGCACCCTCAATGCCTCAATCAGGGCTTTAATACCATCGAGCGGACGGATCTTTTTGCCCTCTTCCTTTGAGCGGGGTTCATAAGATATGGGCATCTCTATGATCTTGACGCCGTTTTTCAGAAGTCTTGAGGTGATCTCGGATTCTATTTCAAAACCGCCCGAACGGAGATTAAAGGATTTAAGCAGTTCAGAGCGCACAACTTTATAACAGGTGTATGCGTCTGTCACGCGCGACAAAAAAATGGCACTTATAAACGCCGACACGAAATAATTGCCCAGAAAAAAATTGATGTACCTTACCGGATTTTTCCGGAGAAACCTGGAACCATAAACCGCGTCGACATCCTCTTTCAGGGCATATTCGGCAAGGGCTTTGAGCTGCAGAGAATCATATTCAGTATCGGCATCCTGCACGGCTATGTACTTTCCGCGCGCGCTCGCTATGCCGGCTCTTAAAGCCGCGCCTTTTCCCTTATTCGTTTCATTCCTGAGTAAGCGCACCTTATAACGGGACGCGATTTCCGCGGTTTTATCGGCGGAACCGTCATCAATGACCAACAGCTCCCACGACGCCGGCAAATTCTTTAATTTATCCAGCACTTCCCCTATGGTGGCTTCCTCATTGTATGCGGGCACTATCACACTGACATCCATAAGAGGTACACTGTCTTTGATTTCTTCCGCGTATACCATGGCTTCTTCCTTTGTTTTTATTTTTTCCGCGGCCCTGGCTTCCTCCACCGCCTCTATTATCCTGCCCACAAGAGGCCCCGGCGGAATTCCGAGCGCCTCCATTACATCATTGCCGTTTAAAAGCGGCGGCCTGTTTATTTTTTTCTCCCTGAAATATACGCGCAAGATTTTTTCCGTAAAATTCTCCTGATTAACCATTTCCGCGAATCTGCCGGGGGCGGTCTCGTAAGAATATCTGTCGCAAAAGGCCGTAAAAACCGCTGCCAGGTGCGCGGAAGAGGCGAATGACCTGAAAAAGCGGTAAAAAGCCCGCTCCGTGGAACGAGCGCTCATGTTTGACGGCCTCATGTGATGATACACGACATCCGAAACGAATTTCATATCGCTTCGGCTGCTCTTGAGTTTTCTCATTATATTTCTCGCGAGAAAACTCCCTATCCTTTCATGTCCGAAAAAACGCAAGCGTCCCGACACCCTGGATGCGGCCTCCGCTTTTCCTATGTCGTGCAGCAGGCAACCCAGTTTCGTTAAAATAATCGTGTGCCGGTCAAAATATTTATCCAAGTCGGATCTGAATTCCGCGAAACGCTCAAAATTCCCGGCCAGCACTTTTTCCTCAAATTTCCTGAGTGTCTCGAGCGAGTGCTCCCACAAACCGCCCTTGTGATAATAATTGTCGTTCCTGTCGCCGAAAGCGGCAAACTCTGAAAAGGTGGCATCAAAAAGCCCGGCCGAGTATATATCATCCAGCCTTCCGGCGGAATGAGGATGCGCGAGAATAAAAAAAAGTTCATCTTTTATCCTTTCACCCGCGACAGAGGAGATCAGTGAAACATTTTTCTTTATTTCCGAAAGTGTGCCCGGATCTATATTTCCCTCTATGCGCGAGGCGATCCTGAAAGCTCTGTACAAACGCAGAGGATCGTCCTGAAAGACCTCAGGGCAGATCATGCGTATTGTTTTTTCTTTCAGGTCTTTCACCCCGCCGGTGGGATCCAGATAATGCCTTGGCGAAGGCCATTCCGCAATGGGTACAGCCATGGCGTCAACGCTAAAATCTCTTTTCAGCAGATCGCTTTTTATATCTCCTCTCAGCGGTGAGAGATCCAGGTACCATTCATGTGTTTTTTGGAGCACTATTCTGAACACCTGCCTTTCGCTGTCCAACACAAAATAGGGCGCCAAGAAAACAGAGGCAAGCTCTTTCGCAGCCTTGGGCAAATTCCCGGGAATCACAAGATCTATGTCACGCGACACTTTTCCCAGCAGCAGATCCCTCACCGCCCCGCCCACAATGTAAGAATCCGGGTATTTCTCCGCAATTAACTTAATTTCTACTATGGGTACTATGGGGTCAGGTCTTGACATTAGACATTTACTTCACAAATACCGCTTCAATGGTACCAAGCTTTATTCTTATATCTGCCAATTGCGCTTTTTTTTCAAATCTCATCACAATTTTGTTCACAGCGGTATAATGCATACCGCCAAACATCTCCGCTATATCTGTAAGCTTCATGTCCGTGTGTTTCCTTATCAGATACATCGCCGTCTGTCTCGGAAGCCCCTGTTTTTTCAGAACTTTATCAGCTGTTACTCCGTAGGCGCGCGCCGTCTCATTGATTATTTTGTCCTTGGAATTTCTCGTCTTTATTTTACGGCCGCCACTTATTTCACCACTCAAATTTTTTCCTCCGGCTGCGCGAATTTTTTTCACTTTATCGGTGAACTCACGGCTCCCTATCACGAACTGCCCGTAAATGAGTTTTTTGATCTCTTCGCTGTCATCAATTCCGCAAAACTCAGCGTATTTTCTGATTGATTCAGCAGATGAAGAGCCAAAACTCTCCATCACAAATTCAGGCTCTGATACATGACTATCAGCAAATCCGGAATATTCGCCGAAACTGCTCCATATGTAATCTTGCGGCCTCTTAACCATTTTCGCCCTCACAGGGTTCAAATGTATATACCGGCTCAAGCGGAGAAGATAATTGTCTTTCTCCACCAGAATCGCCTTATAGCGTCCCTGAAAAACATGCCCTGTACGGCCGTGCCTGTTGTTGTAATATACGCTGTAGGTTGTTTGAACACAATGCATCAAACGTGCAAGATTCGCACGGGTGGTTTCAATCAGAAGATGATAATGATTCGGCATCAACGCATAAGCATACACAATTGTGCCGTATCTGTGCTTTGCCTTTTTTATAACATCCAGGAATTTTTTATAATCGTCAGCATCCCTGAATATTTTCTCTTTGGCATCACCTCTGGAGATCACATGATAAACGGCGCCAGGGTATTCAATTCTTATTGGACGGCTCATGGCTTTTTTTAATATTTATCATGTCTAATGTCAAGACCTGACCCCACTGCTTTTACCACTGCTTTTAGTTGTCTCACATAGGGATTTTTGGGATGGCCGAAGACCTCCCATGTGGAGCCGCTTTCAACAATCCCGCCGTCTTTCATAACGAACATCCTTTCTGAGA comes from Candidatus Omnitrophota bacterium and encodes:
- a CDS encoding glycosyltransferase, which translates into the protein MSRPDPIVPIVEIKLIAEKYPDSYIVGGAVRDLLLGKVSRDIDLVIPGNLPKAAKELASVFLAPYFVLDSERQVFRIVLQKTHEWYLDLSPLRGDIKSDLLKRDFSVDAMAVPIAEWPSPRHYLDPTGGVKDLKEKTIRMICPEVFQDDPLRLYRAFRIASRIEGNIDPGTLSEIKKNVSLISSVAGERIKDELFFILAHPHSAGRLDDIYSAGLFDATFSEFAAFGDRNDNYYHKGGLWEHSLETLRKFEEKVLAGNFERFAEFRSDLDKYFDRHTIILTKLGCLLHDIGKAEAASRVSGRLRFFGHERIGSFLARNIMRKLKSSRSDMKFVSDVVYHHMRPSNMSARSTERAFYRFFRSFASSAHLAAVFTAFCDRYSYETAPGRFAEMVNQENFTEKILRVYFREKKINRPPLLNGNDVMEALGIPPGPLVGRIIEAVEEARAAEKIKTKEEAMVYAEEIKDSVPLMDVSVIVPAYNEEATIGEVLDKLKNLPASWELLVIDDGSADKTAEIASRYKVRLLRNETNKGKGAALRAGIASARGKYIAVQDADTEYDSLQLKALAEYALKEDVDAVYGSRFLRKNPVRYINFFLGNYFVSAFISAIFLSRVTDAYTCYKVVRSELLKSFNLRSGGFEIESEITSRLLKNGVKIIEMPISYEPRSKEEGKKIRPLDGIKALIEALRVRFS
- the rimO gene encoding 30S ribosomal protein S12 methylthiotransferase RimO, with product MTSDIKKAHFVSLGCAKNLVDSESAAGLLGSEGWAVSAFPEEADAVIINTCAFTRAAREESNDEIKNLSKKIPSSAKLIVCGCLGQRDKKKLFDRFPRIDAVAGSSDYRRISGILRKLFSSGAKESKRLLCVGKADFIADFSIPRLISTPTSYAYVKIAEGCSNHCSYCAIPALRGEFRSRSEKDILREAAALAEMGIKELVLIANDSAFYGKDPTGRVLGGLLEKLNRIQKVRRIRILYMHPAHISEDLIKKIASLPKVARYFDIPVQHTDDHILAGMRRPPFGGMEALINIIRRHIPGAALRTTFITGFPGESEKRFNKLTQDVKRLRFSWAGVFAYSPEKGTPAEKMSGRPSAAEALGRAKTLMKIQQKISFAFARSFVGKRLDVIADSPFRGRTEFQTPGVDGEVIFMKKQRPGGMKKMPIRASKGYDLIA